In Phocoena sinus isolate mPhoSin1 chromosome X, mPhoSin1.pri, whole genome shotgun sequence, a genomic segment contains:
- the LOC116747090 gene encoding dedicator of cytokinesis protein 11-like, whose amino-acid sequence MSKHFGIDRKLQTMPALRNRSGIMQARLQHLSSLESSFTLHHSSATTEVDIFHQALLEGNTATEVSLTVLDTISFFTQCFKSQLLNNDGHNPLMKKVFDIHLAFLKNGQSEVSLKHVFASLRAFISKVRAELCGCEWPCFIARRKGEQGSLRRPLQTSDKEAIKSYLCKY is encoded by the exons ATGTCAAAACACTTTGGAATAGACCGAAAATTGCAAACCATGCCAGCTCTTCGAAACAGATCAGGAATAATGCAGGCCCGGCTTCAGCATCTTAGTAGCCTGGAAAGTTCATTTACACTTCATCACA gtTCTGCAACAACTGAAGTAGACATTTTCCATCAGGCACTTCTTGAAGGCAATACTGCTACTGAAGTTTCCCTAACAGTACTAGATACCATATCATTTTTCACCCAGTGCTTCAAG AGCCAACTTTTAAATAATGATGGCCACAACCCGTTAatgaaaaaagtatttgatattcatcttgcttttcttaaaaatggGCAATCTGAAGTGTCGCTGAAACATGTCTTTGCCTCACTGCGAGCTTTCATTAGTAAGGTAAGAGCAGAGCTTTGTGGCTGCGAGTGGCCTTGCTTCATAGCAAGAAGGAAAGGGGAACAGGGATCATTGCGAAGACCTCTCCAAACCTCAGATAAGGAAGCCATTAAATCCTACCTTTGTAAATATTAG